One Paenibacillus crassostreae DNA segment encodes these proteins:
- a CDS encoding sialate O-acetylesterase encodes MMDEEAATQAKKGKIIRIEAEEGVLTGVSVDSEDGTSGGSFVKGFEKAGDSLKFTTNLEQGTYRITIRYKTYGGDKPNFLTFNNEELGEFTFKNSSNWNDALVGQYDVNGGESTFVISTSWGWVGIDYIEFTGPGGTVDQITLRANPSNSQSFGIPVTLMATADNAALYRFFIKPVNGEWETMNSYSRDLSYVWRPSKEGDYEIKVEARGLDSTDEMEVEQTMKYTVLPLHVNKPLVNQMFSSDMVFQRDVNAEIWGWTEPGSSISVTVNDQMFTAIGDEDGKWIANIGLYSAGGPYTITIADGKSTNTLTNVMFGDVWLCSGQSNMEFTMSNILNAPEEIQNATNSNIRFITIPNRTSAVPLTTMDESVKWQVASPNNVENLSAVGYFFAKELTQEMDVPIGIVFAAVGGTKAESWTSYNTLKDNPNYSHAAEEIHSGVAIIETTSSPIALYNGMIAPITPYPLKGVLWYQGESNWGEPTYSQLLPELISDWRKSFNNAQLPFVIIQIAAYGALQTEDNPAQSDPGLPEVREAQLYTSLNDNNVGLVVTSDLGDPSDIHPKNKQDVGIRAARNALGEFYNKEIVYSGPIYKSMKLEGDNIRLTFDFTGSGLFAGVKNGLEPVAASPDDKLKGFAIAGADHQYYMAEAVIDGDSVIVSSSYVNEPVSVKYGWNDSPIGNLYNLEGLLTSPFRTGE; translated from the coding sequence ATGATGGATGAAGAAGCAGCAACTCAAGCTAAGAAAGGGAAGATAATCCGTATCGAGGCAGAGGAAGGCGTATTAACAGGTGTAAGTGTTGATTCAGAGGATGGTACTTCAGGTGGATCTTTCGTAAAAGGATTTGAGAAGGCAGGAGATTCTCTTAAGTTTACTACGAATCTTGAACAGGGAACCTATCGCATTACTATTCGCTACAAAACATATGGAGGGGATAAGCCTAATTTCTTAACATTCAATAATGAAGAATTAGGCGAATTTACATTTAAGAATTCATCGAATTGGAATGATGCCCTTGTTGGGCAATACGACGTGAACGGTGGAGAAAGTACTTTTGTCATTTCAACAAGTTGGGGTTGGGTAGGAATTGACTATATTGAATTTACAGGACCAGGAGGAACTGTGGATCAGATCACCTTAAGAGCCAATCCTTCGAACTCGCAATCTTTTGGTATTCCGGTTACATTAATGGCTACTGCGGATAATGCTGCTTTGTATCGATTTTTCATAAAGCCGGTTAATGGTGAGTGGGAGACAATGAATAGTTATAGTAGGGACTTATCTTATGTATGGCGTCCTTCTAAGGAAGGGGACTATGAGATTAAGGTGGAGGCTCGCGGATTAGATTCAACTGATGAGATGGAAGTGGAACAGACGATGAAATACACGGTGCTACCCTTACATGTCAACAAGCCACTCGTAAATCAAATGTTTAGTAGCGATATGGTATTTCAGCGTGATGTGAACGCGGAGATTTGGGGGTGGACTGAACCTGGAAGTTCAATCTCGGTTACAGTAAATGATCAGATGTTCACAGCAATCGGAGATGAAGACGGCAAATGGATAGCAAATATTGGCCTATATTCAGCAGGTGGCCCCTATACGATAACGATTGCTGATGGAAAATCTACTAATACCTTAACTAATGTAATGTTTGGTGATGTATGGCTCTGTTCAGGTCAATCTAACATGGAGTTTACGATGTCCAACATACTTAATGCTCCAGAGGAAATTCAGAACGCGACAAATTCAAATATACGATTCATAACCATACCAAACCGAACCAGTGCAGTTCCACTCACGACGATGGATGAATCTGTTAAGTGGCAGGTGGCTAGTCCAAATAACGTGGAGAATCTTAGTGCAGTTGGATATTTTTTTGCTAAGGAGTTAACGCAAGAGATGGATGTTCCGATTGGGATCGTGTTCGCTGCGGTAGGTGGAACAAAAGCAGAAAGCTGGACGAGTTATAATACGTTAAAAGATAATCCTAATTACAGCCACGCAGCAGAAGAAATCCATTCAGGTGTAGCAATAATTGAAACAACATCTTCACCAATCGCACTTTATAATGGGATGATTGCCCCAATTACGCCTTATCCACTAAAAGGAGTACTATGGTATCAGGGAGAATCTAATTGGGGAGAACCGACTTACAGCCAGCTTCTACCTGAACTGATTTCTGACTGGCGCAAAAGTTTTAATAATGCACAATTACCATTCGTAATCATTCAGATTGCAGCTTATGGAGCACTTCAGACAGAGGATAATCCAGCACAAAGCGACCCAGGTCTACCAGAAGTCCGTGAAGCACAACTCTATACAAGCTTGAATGACAATAATGTTGGATTAGTTGTAACAAGTGATCTAGGTGATCCCTCGGATATTCATCCGAAGAATAAACAAGATGTAGGTATACGGGCGGCGCGAAACGCTCTTGGTGAATTTTATAATAAAGAAATTGTCTATTCAGGACCGATCTATAAATCCATGAAGCTAGAAGGGGATAACATACGTCTGACCTTTGATTTCACAGGAAGTGGACTGTTTGCTGGAGTCAAGAACGGCCTAGAACCAGTAGCTGCATCTCCAGATGATAAGCTGAAAGGGTTCGCAATTGCTGGGGCAGACCATCAATATTACATGGCAGAAGCTGTAATTGATGGAGATTCAGTAATTGTATCATCCTCCTATGTGAATGAGCCTGTCTCGGTTAAATATGGGTGGAATGATTCTCCCATTGGTAACTTATACAATTTGGAAGGGCTGCTAACGTCCCCGTTCAGAACGGGAGAATGA
- a CDS encoding serine hydrolase domain-containing protein produces the protein MQQTLSVHKGKVDVTPDEVGYDPAMLNRLDDHYSRLIGKGTIQAAGYILSRHGQIFAHRTLGKLRPTEDSPDLEPDSIRKTYSITKAFTSVAIHQLMDRGQIFLDQQVSSIIPEFDTDKHRSITIAQLLTHTSGLNGDPGFFQEPFALPWYEWAVREIKKSGHDISWVRAVLSGPLQNMPGKEWIYSTAGFALLGEIIAKVSGIAYEQYIADEILTPLGMSKSGFTVDVTQHEQLCYVNSWELESITPVETIDRERPPKAGNGLYSTLEELCTFGRMMLGGGEWNGTRILSRRAVELQTSNQLNGVLFNGWGERSKDTKYGLGWSLNHDDICSKGTYSHEGFGHSGLYIDPVEDLVFAFFVPGLKGYTNESVVIPRAIVWSGLL, from the coding sequence ATGCAGCAAACGTTAAGTGTTCATAAGGGGAAAGTGGATGTTACCCCTGATGAAGTTGGTTACGACCCAGCAATGCTGAATAGGTTAGATGATCATTACTCTAGATTAATTGGTAAGGGAACGATTCAAGCAGCAGGTTACATATTATCACGACATGGACAAATATTTGCTCATCGTACGTTAGGAAAGCTTAGACCTACGGAAGATAGCCCAGATTTAGAACCAGATTCAATTCGTAAAACATACTCTATCACGAAAGCGTTCACATCCGTTGCGATACATCAATTAATGGATCGAGGTCAGATATTTCTAGATCAGCAGGTCAGCAGTATTATACCTGAATTCGATACGGATAAACATCGTTCAATTACGATAGCTCAGTTATTAACACACACCTCAGGACTTAATGGTGATCCAGGTTTTTTTCAAGAACCATTTGCACTTCCTTGGTATGAATGGGCCGTTCGTGAGATTAAGAAGAGTGGCCATGATATTAGCTGGGTAAGAGCGGTGTTATCTGGTCCTTTACAGAACATGCCAGGTAAAGAATGGATCTACTCAACAGCTGGATTTGCCTTACTTGGAGAGATTATTGCGAAAGTATCGGGCATAGCATATGAACAGTACATTGCGGATGAAATACTGACACCACTAGGAATGTCGAAGTCGGGTTTCACAGTGGATGTAACTCAACATGAACAGCTGTGCTACGTAAATTCATGGGAATTAGAGTCCATAACACCAGTAGAAACCATCGATCGGGAGAGACCTCCTAAAGCAGGAAATGGATTGTATTCCACATTAGAGGAACTTTGTACATTCGGTCGAATGATGCTTGGAGGTGGCGAATGGAACGGTACTCGTATATTGTCTCGCCGTGCAGTGGAACTTCAGACATCTAACCAATTAAATGGTGTGCTATTTAACGGTTGGGGAGAACGAAGTAAGGATACTAAATACGGTCTTGGATGGTCACTTAATCATGATGACATTTGTAGTAAAGGAACGTACTCTCATGAAGGGTTTGGACATAGTGGGCTATATATCGATCCGGTAGAGGATCTTGTATTTGCTTTCTTTGTTCCTGGGTTAAAAGGATACACGAATGAGTCGGTCGTTATACCGCGAGCTATCGTGTGGTCAGGATTACTCTAG
- a CDS encoding serine hydrolase domain-containing protein has protein sequence MTITEEVSSKSLKDAGFDPAVHHRLEEHIQKLIGEDKIKCGSYMLSRDGVILAVNAFGPLRHDDTTSILQTDSIREIASVTKLFTSVAIFQLIEQGKLFLRQPVAEWIAEFNNSTYNKVQIWNLLTHTSGIQADPNYYLEPYPMGWWDIIFAFMPELEDKDNVDVEELERQRQTVWIRAVLSGKPLSQPGEEWSYSSAGFAILGEIIARASGKTYEQYVMDEIVHPLGLTRTFFQVPENLHPEVCVIDDHNIERLNRQPQKYHPPSSGGGLYSTIHDVFRFGQMMLNGGILDGVRILSRKSIEKMTQNTFDNNQISAYCWGANIPKMDYGIGASITGRGEWIPEGSYGHEGAGRCKLIIDPTHQSVAVFFVPSNVDWCPESITGLQNIIGSGWI, from the coding sequence ATGACCATAACAGAAGAGGTCTCAAGTAAATCACTGAAGGATGCTGGATTTGATCCAGCGGTACATCATCGACTTGAGGAGCATATCCAGAAATTAATTGGTGAGGATAAGATAAAGTGCGGATCGTATATGCTATCTCGTGATGGTGTCATATTAGCAGTAAATGCTTTTGGTCCTCTACGGCATGATGATACAACATCTATACTACAGACGGACTCCATTCGCGAGATTGCCTCAGTTACGAAATTATTTACGTCTGTAGCAATATTTCAATTAATAGAGCAAGGGAAGTTATTTCTACGTCAACCTGTAGCTGAATGGATCGCGGAATTCAACAATTCAACGTATAATAAAGTTCAAATATGGAATTTATTAACACATACTTCAGGTATACAAGCAGATCCTAATTACTATCTTGAACCCTATCCTATGGGATGGTGGGATATTATATTTGCTTTTATGCCTGAGTTAGAAGATAAAGATAATGTTGATGTTGAAGAATTGGAACGTCAACGCCAAACGGTATGGATTCGAGCAGTTCTATCTGGTAAACCGTTATCACAACCGGGTGAGGAGTGGAGTTATTCCTCGGCGGGGTTCGCCATCCTTGGGGAAATTATTGCACGTGCGAGTGGTAAGACTTATGAGCAGTATGTGATGGATGAGATCGTTCATCCGCTCGGGTTGACTCGTACCTTCTTCCAAGTACCAGAAAATCTACATCCTGAGGTCTGCGTTATAGATGATCATAATATAGAACGTTTGAATAGACAGCCACAAAAGTACCATCCTCCTAGTAGTGGCGGTGGTCTATATTCAACAATTCATGATGTGTTTCGATTCGGGCAAATGATGCTGAATGGTGGAATCCTTGATGGCGTTCGTATATTATCTCGCAAATCTATTGAGAAGATGACGCAAAATACGTTTGATAATAATCAGATCAGTGCTTATTGTTGGGGTGCCAATATTCCGAAGATGGATTATGGGATAGGTGCATCCATTACAGGACGAGGAGAGTGGATCCCTGAAGGATCGTATGGGCATGAAGGTGCAGGTCGATGTAAGTTAATCATTGATCCAACACATCAGTCCGTTGCAGTTTTCTTTGTCCCATCGAATGTGGATTGGTGCCCAGAGTCGATAACTGGCCTGCAAAATATCATCGGTTCGGGATGGATATAA
- a CDS encoding 4'-phosphopantetheinyl transferase family protein: MQSIAIVHIPADIRPDYLTLFLDSVSEERRQKFTRFIHKEDAYRSLVGELLIRTILSRQLDVSHKELRFDYNSYGKPMLSNYPQICFNISHSGKWVTIAWGNHGQCLGIDIEEIKQMDLQFAANLFTPQENWKLASYSGGRQLDYFYQLWTLKESYMKAIGKGLSIPLDSFSIVCNNIGEWFSPEAKGFHFKSFRIDSSHILSVCSNSEAFPDHIQEITLSELYDSLL, from the coding sequence ATGCAGTCTATTGCAATCGTACATATCCCGGCAGACATCAGACCGGATTATTTAACTCTCTTCTTAGATAGCGTCTCAGAGGAACGCAGGCAGAAATTCACAAGATTCATTCATAAAGAAGATGCGTACCGTTCCTTGGTAGGTGAGCTATTAATTCGCACTATATTATCTCGACAGTTGGATGTAAGTCACAAGGAGCTTCGTTTTGACTACAATTCGTATGGCAAACCTATGTTAAGTAACTATCCACAAATTTGTTTCAATATATCTCACTCTGGAAAATGGGTTACTATAGCGTGGGGAAATCATGGTCAATGTTTAGGTATTGATATTGAGGAGATCAAGCAAATGGATCTTCAATTCGCGGCAAATCTTTTTACTCCACAAGAGAATTGGAAACTCGCTTCTTATTCCGGAGGGAGACAACTGGATTATTTCTATCAATTATGGACCTTGAAAGAAAGCTATATGAAGGCTATCGGAAAAGGTTTGTCGATCCCTTTGGATTCCTTTTCTATCGTTTGTAACAATATTGGGGAATGGTTTTCACCTGAAGCTAAAGGATTCCATTTCAAGAGTTTCAGAATAGATTCCTCACATATCTTGTCTGTTTGTTCAAATTCGGAAGCATTTCCTGATCATATTCAAGAAATCACTTTGTCTGAATTGTACGATAGTTTGCTATAA
- a CDS encoding MDR family MFS transporter: protein MITQLKQIHPLSWTIIIGTIFGRMATSMSIPFLSIYLIKTMGASPSQTGIVVAISSLIGVFASFYGGYISDIIGRKKVLLISVFGWALVFIGFAVADKIWLFFVMNALNGLCRAMFEPTSRALLADITPQESKLLVFNLRYAAINLGVVFGPILGLQMGASGSNWSFAVAGVVYILYGVTLIIQFIRYPELGAASSSEGRERVTLSMAFQTTSRDRVFLYVLIGMIFCVLGYGHFSSTLAQYMEMTPNIEDGATWFGYMLSFNAIVVLICQFPVVKYASKLPPVIPLIIGSVLVSCSLLIFGIAHSFIGFMLGVVIFTIGEVLMFTMTDVLIDRIAKPELRGTYFGMIGFNNLGNVLAPLLGGLLLDTLGLDSSVLIFVIIAVTAAFGIPFLLSANRMMRKENLKRMNQIPNEL from the coding sequence ATGATCACACAATTAAAACAAATTCATCCTTTGTCATGGACCATTATTATTGGAACCATTTTTGGACGTATGGCTACGTCCATGAGTATTCCTTTTCTCTCGATTTATTTGATTAAAACGATGGGTGCTTCCCCATCACAGACCGGAATTGTTGTAGCGATTAGTTCTCTAATTGGAGTATTTGCTAGTTTCTATGGGGGTTACATCTCTGATATTATCGGGCGAAAAAAAGTGTTACTAATCTCTGTTTTTGGTTGGGCATTAGTTTTTATTGGGTTTGCGGTGGCAGATAAAATCTGGCTCTTTTTTGTGATGAATGCATTGAATGGTTTGTGTCGAGCGATGTTCGAGCCTACTTCTCGTGCATTATTGGCAGATATAACACCTCAGGAAAGCAAGCTTCTTGTTTTTAACTTAAGGTATGCTGCAATTAATTTAGGTGTTGTATTTGGGCCTATTCTTGGCTTACAAATGGGTGCTTCGGGCTCTAACTGGTCGTTTGCCGTTGCTGGAGTTGTCTACATCCTATATGGAGTAACGTTGATTATTCAATTTATCAGATACCCCGAATTGGGTGCTGCATCATCTAGTGAGGGTCGCGAGCGAGTGACACTTTCTATGGCATTCCAAACTACCAGTAGGGATCGAGTATTTCTATATGTTCTAATTGGGATGATCTTCTGCGTGCTTGGATACGGACATTTCAGTTCTACCCTAGCACAATATATGGAGATGACACCGAATATTGAAGATGGAGCTACCTGGTTTGGTTATATGTTATCTTTCAACGCTATCGTTGTGCTGATTTGCCAATTCCCCGTGGTTAAATATGCTAGTAAGTTACCACCTGTTATTCCGCTGATTATAGGAAGTGTTCTTGTTTCTTGTAGTCTCTTAATATTCGGAATTGCTCATTCATTCATTGGATTCATGCTCGGTGTAGTTATATTCACTATCGGAGAAGTTCTGATGTTCACTATGACAGATGTTCTTATTGACCGTATTGCTAAACCAGAATTACGAGGGACGTATTTTGGGATGATTGGTTTTAACAATTTGGGTAATGTGCTAGCGCCTCTACTTGGGGGGTTACTTTTAGATACATTAGGATTAGATTCATCAGTTCTTATTTTCGTTATTATTGCCGTAACAGCAGCTTTTGGAATCCCATTCTTATTATCTGCAAATAGGATGATGAGAAAAGAGAATCTAAAACGCATGAACCAGATACCAAACGAATTGTAA
- the aspA gene encoding aspartate ammonia-lyase has product MRLEKDFLGTKEVPADAYYGIQSIRAAENFPITGQRIHPELIRAIAIVKKSAAIANMEIKRLRINKGEAIVKAADEIIVGRWFDQFIVDPIQGGAGTSINMNANEVIANRALELIGEEKGSYENINPNNHVNMAQSTNDAFPTAVHLAVLTMIEKLLITMKDLHKAFSDKAIEFDGIIKMGRTHLQDAVPIRLGQEFQAYARVLERDIHRVEATKTNLFTINMGATAVGTGLNADLRYIQRVAEILAELSGFPLEPAEHLVDATQNTDAYTEVSAALKICMMNMSKVANDIRLMASGPRAGLGEITLPSRQPGSSIMPGKVNPVMCEVINQIAFQVIGNDHTICLASESGQLELNVMEPVLVYNLLQSLEIMNQGFRVFREHCIEGIQANEDRCREYVENSVGIITALNPHLGYEVVSRIAREAITTGKSVRSLCLLYNVLSEEELNIILDPYQMTNPGIAGAALLQRE; this is encoded by the coding sequence ATGAGATTAGAGAAAGATTTTCTTGGTACAAAGGAAGTTCCTGCAGACGCTTATTATGGCATACAATCTATACGAGCTGCGGAGAATTTCCCCATTACCGGGCAGCGTATTCACCCCGAACTCATTCGTGCTATTGCCATTGTGAAAAAAAGTGCGGCTATTGCTAATATGGAGATCAAGCGGTTACGCATTAATAAAGGGGAAGCCATCGTCAAAGCAGCTGATGAAATTATAGTTGGACGGTGGTTCGATCAATTCATTGTTGATCCGATTCAAGGTGGTGCAGGTACATCGATTAATATGAATGCCAATGAAGTCATTGCTAATCGTGCACTCGAACTTATAGGTGAAGAAAAAGGAAGTTATGAGAACATTAATCCCAATAATCATGTGAACATGGCTCAATCGACGAATGATGCTTTTCCAACTGCCGTCCATTTAGCCGTTCTAACCATGATTGAGAAACTCCTCATTACCATGAAAGATTTACATAAAGCATTTAGTGATAAAGCTATAGAATTTGACGGAATTATCAAAATGGGACGTACCCACCTCCAAGACGCAGTGCCCATTCGCCTTGGACAAGAATTCCAAGCGTACGCTCGCGTTCTAGAGCGAGACATTCATCGAGTAGAAGCTACAAAAACTAACCTGTTTACTATTAATATGGGAGCAACAGCCGTCGGTACGGGTCTTAATGCAGATTTACGTTATATTCAACGAGTCGCCGAGATTCTCGCAGAATTGAGTGGATTTCCTTTGGAACCTGCCGAACATCTCGTAGATGCAACACAAAATACAGACGCTTATACAGAAGTCTCTGCTGCTCTAAAAATATGTATGATGAATATGTCCAAAGTAGCCAATGACATTCGCCTGATGGCTTCTGGCCCAAGAGCTGGATTAGGTGAGATTACTCTCCCCTCCCGTCAACCAGGTTCATCTATTATGCCTGGGAAAGTGAATCCAGTGATGTGTGAGGTCATTAATCAAATTGCGTTCCAAGTCATTGGTAATGACCATACCATATGCCTCGCATCAGAATCAGGTCAATTAGAACTTAACGTCATGGAACCTGTATTAGTCTATAATTTACTACAGTCACTAGAAATCATGAATCAAGGGTTCCGTGTTTTTAGAGAGCATTGTATCGAAGGCATTCAAGCGAACGAAGATCGTTGCCGTGAATATGTTGAGAATAGCGTAGGTATTATTACTGCTCTCAATCCTCATTTAGGTTATGAAGTGGTATCCCGAATCGCACGTGAAGCCATAACAACAGGTAAATCTGTACGTAGTCTCTGTCTCCTCTATAATGTATTATCAGAAGAAGAACTAAATATCATACTTGATCCATATCAAATGACGAACCCAGGTATCGCAGGTGCAGCCTTGCTTCAAAGGGAATAA
- the fabV gene encoding enoyl-ACP reductase FabV, whose amino-acid sequence MIIKPRTRGFICTTSHPVGCARLVQKQIEYVQSRPEVKGPRNVLVVGASTGYGLASRIVAAFGAHANTVGVYRPSSGTEKRTASSGWYNSAAFEAAAEAAGLKSFSVTGDAFSPETKAKTIELIRTELGQIDLVIYSVASPRRTDPHTGEMVNSVLKPIGKPFTNKTVNFHTGEVSQITIDPATEDEIRDTVTVMGGDDWEMWIHDLHEAGVLANDAMTVSYSYIGSEITKAVYRDGSIGQAKDHLEATATRMNEQLSVTGGSAYVCVSKALVTQSSSAIPVVPLYISALYKVMKEKGIHEGCIEQTYRLFSERLYSNDGVPVDDQGRIRIDDWELREDVQAEVTQIWNQISTENINELADLEGYRREFFQLFGFEIDGVDYEADVNPEIQVPHSN is encoded by the coding sequence ATGATTATTAAACCAAGAACACGTGGCTTTATTTGTACGACATCACATCCTGTTGGTTGCGCTCGTCTTGTACAGAAGCAAATAGAATATGTACAATCACGACCTGAAGTGAAAGGCCCTCGTAATGTGTTAGTCGTCGGAGCATCAACCGGTTACGGATTGGCCTCGCGAATTGTAGCAGCATTCGGTGCTCATGCGAATACCGTTGGTGTGTATCGTCCTAGTAGCGGAACTGAGAAACGTACGGCCTCGTCGGGTTGGTACAACTCTGCAGCATTTGAAGCAGCAGCTGAGGCAGCAGGTCTGAAATCTTTTAGTGTCACAGGTGATGCTTTCTCTCCGGAAACCAAGGCAAAAACGATCGAGCTTATTCGTACGGAACTAGGACAAATTGATCTTGTCATTTATAGTGTTGCTTCTCCAAGAAGAACTGATCCACATACTGGAGAAATGGTAAATTCCGTACTTAAACCTATCGGTAAGCCATTCACGAACAAAACTGTCAATTTCCATACAGGTGAAGTGAGCCAAATTACAATTGATCCAGCTACAGAAGATGAAATTCGTGATACGGTCACCGTTATGGGTGGTGACGATTGGGAAATGTGGATTCATGATCTACATGAGGCTGGCGTTCTAGCTAATGATGCGATGACGGTTTCATACTCCTATATCGGTTCTGAAATTACAAAAGCTGTCTACCGAGATGGATCCATTGGTCAAGCCAAAGATCATCTTGAGGCAACTGCCACTCGCATGAACGAACAACTTAGCGTTACTGGTGGTTCTGCCTATGTCTGTGTAAGCAAAGCACTTGTAACTCAATCCAGCTCTGCTATTCCAGTCGTACCTTTATATATTTCCGCGCTATATAAAGTGATGAAAGAAAAAGGAATTCATGAAGGCTGTATTGAGCAAACCTATCGATTATTCTCAGAACGTCTGTATAGTAATGATGGAGTACCTGTCGATGATCAAGGACGTATTCGCATTGATGATTGGGAATTACGTGAAGATGTACAAGCTGAAGTTACCCAGATATGGAATCAGATATCCACAGAGAACATTAATGAACTTGCAGATCTTGAAGGCTATCGTCGAGAATTCTTCCAGTTATTCGGATTTGAAATCGACGGTGTCGACTATGAAGCTGATGTTAATCCGGAAATTCAGGTTCCTCACTCGAATTAA
- a CDS encoding exodeoxyribonuclease III, whose product MKLVSWNVNGLRACVTKGFNDYFHEMEADIFCVQETKLQEGQIALELGEQYSQYWNYAVKKGYSGTAIFTKIQPISVRYGLEEDEEVEGRIITLEFGTFYLVNVYTPNSRRDLSRLELRLEWEERFRNYILQLDSMKPVIICGDLNVAHQEIDLKNPQSNRNNSGFTLEERSKMTQLLESGFTDTFRHFYPDQTGAYTWWSYMPKIRERNVGWRIDYFLVSSRLTPSLLDAQIDFEIKGSDHCPVILMMDENDI is encoded by the coding sequence ATGAAGCTGGTATCTTGGAATGTTAATGGGTTAAGAGCGTGCGTAACCAAGGGGTTTAATGATTACTTCCATGAGATGGAAGCTGATATATTTTGTGTGCAAGAAACTAAATTACAAGAAGGACAAATAGCGCTGGAGCTTGGTGAACAATATTCTCAGTATTGGAACTACGCTGTTAAGAAAGGGTATTCAGGAACAGCTATTTTCACGAAGATCCAACCTATTTCTGTGCGATATGGTCTGGAGGAAGATGAAGAAGTCGAGGGTCGAATCATTACGCTAGAGTTCGGAACTTTTTATCTGGTGAATGTATACACCCCCAATTCAAGACGAGATCTATCCAGACTTGAATTAAGATTGGAGTGGGAAGAACGCTTTCGTAATTATATTCTACAATTGGATTCAATGAAGCCGGTGATTATTTGTGGTGATCTGAACGTTGCTCATCAGGAGATTGATCTTAAGAACCCACAGTCCAATCGTAACAATTCAGGCTTCACATTAGAAGAGCGTAGTAAAATGACTCAATTATTGGAATCTGGTTTTACAGATACGTTCAGACATTTCTATCCGGATCAGACGGGTGCTTATACTTGGTGGTCCTATATGCCAAAAATAAGAGAGCGGAATGTTGGATGGAGAATTGACTATTTCCTAGTATCTTCAAGATTGACTCCTTCATTATTGGATGCTCAAATTGATTTTGAAATAAAAGGTAGTGATCACTGTCCCGTTATTCTGATGATGGATGAGAACGACATATGA
- the murB gene encoding UDP-N-acetylmuramate dehydrogenase: MDINQVYNELKTIIPLAEIQCHETLKNHVYTKMGGQADIRVLPSSYDEVQSVIKYAKDHHLTITILGNGSNVIIRDGGIRGIVVQLTNLQEIMIDEHTLRAHSGASIIQASQIALQNQLTGLEFACGIPGTVGGALYMNAGAYGGEIADVLQDALVVDSSGNLLTLHQDDMDWGYRHSIFAGGLYTILEARFALRPGVYSSIKDKMDELTFLRESKQPLEYPSCGSVFKRPPNRFAGQLIQESGLQGVRIGGAEVSTKHAGFIVNVDNATASDYISLVSHVRDTVKGKFGIELETEVKFIGEE, encoded by the coding sequence ATGGACATCAATCAGGTTTACAATGAGTTAAAGACAATAATTCCGTTAGCGGAGATTCAATGTCATGAAACACTAAAAAATCATGTATATACTAAAATGGGTGGCCAAGCAGATATTCGAGTTCTGCCGTCATCGTACGATGAAGTTCAATCTGTCATTAAATATGCAAAAGATCATCATCTGACGATTACTATATTGGGTAATGGCTCTAATGTAATAATTAGAGATGGTGGCATCCGGGGAATTGTTGTGCAACTCACGAATTTACAGGAAATTATGATAGATGAACATACATTACGAGCTCATAGTGGTGCATCTATTATACAAGCATCACAGATAGCCCTACAGAACCAACTTACAGGGCTTGAATTTGCATGTGGCATTCCAGGTACTGTAGGTGGGGCACTCTATATGAATGCAGGTGCATACGGAGGAGAGATTGCAGATGTGCTGCAGGATGCACTTGTGGTAGATTCCAGTGGGAATTTGTTGACATTGCATCAAGATGACATGGATTGGGGATACCGACATAGTATTTTTGCAGGAGGACTTTATACGATTCTCGAAGCAAGATTTGCTTTGCGACCGGGAGTATATTCATCCATTAAAGATAAAATGGATGAATTAACATTTCTAAGAGAGTCGAAACAACCCTTAGAATACCCCTCGTGTGGAAGTGTTTTTAAGCGTCCACCAAATCGATTTGCAGGTCAATTGATTCAAGAGAGTGGCTTACAAGGTGTACGAATCGGTGGAGCAGAAGTCTCGACGAAACATGCAGGATTCATCGTTAATGTGGATAACGCAACGGCTAGTGATTATATTTCCTTAGTTTCTCATGTAAGAGATACGGTTAAAGGGAAATTCGGAATCGAATTGGAAACAGAAGTTAAATTTATAGGCGAAGAATAA